Part of the Maridesulfovibrio sp. genome, TATAAGCTCCACTCCGGAAGTTCGGGCCAAAACATTTATACCCGCGCCTCCGGCCAAAAAGTTCTCCACCATCTGGCGGGTAACTTCCTGCGGAAAATAACTTACATCCTCTTCATTAACCCCGTGGTCTCCGGCAATGGTGTATATACGGGCCGGGTCTGCCTGTGGAGGCTTTCCGCCGGAAGCCACGAACATCTTAACCGCAAGATCTTCGAGCCGTCCCAGACTTCCTAAAGGTTTAGTCAGCCTATCCAGATGGGCACGAGCCTGTCCTTCCAAAGATAAATCAACAGGCTGAACACTATCAACGATATGCTGCAATTCTTCTGCGGAAAATTTATTCACTGCCTTAACCTCATATTAACGGCCCTGCCGTATTGAGAAACCATAAACGGGTGTGCTAAAGTTCTTTCGAAATGAAGAAAATCTGTATCTTACATGCCAATTGCCAAGGCGAACCAATGGAAGAGCTGCTATTGCTGAATGAAGAATTCAGCACTGAGTACGAAATCCACCGCTTTACCAACTATACCCGAGAATCCATACCAGCGAAACTCATTGCCGAATGCGACCTCCTCCTCTACCAGCCTCTTCTTGGAACAACATGGGGGGATCTGGCTTCGGAAAAAATAATCTCCCAACTCAAGAAAGAAGCCCTATCAATTGCTTTTCCAAGCATGCTTTTCCTGAACTACTGGCCCTTGTGGTCCAGCGCACCGGGCTTTGATTACCGTGACACTTTCTTGGATTCCCTGCTTGAAAAAGAACTCAGTGAATCTCAGATTCTGCACCTTTTCATGAAAACCCGGCTGACCAACATCTATGATTTAAAAGAAATCATGGATAAATCAATAAGCACCGAAAGAATCAAGGAAAGCCGGACCCCGGTAAAATATGTGGACTGGATTCTTGAAAATTACAGGCACAAGCCCCTTTTCAATACCATCAACCATCCACGGACAGAACTGTTATGCATGATCGCAAATACCATTCTGGAAGAGTTGGGGATGGGTCGGCTGAGTGAGCAGGCTTTGCAGAATTTCCCGCCGCCCTTTGCAGACTTTGAGCAGCCCATTCATCCACAGGTGGTAGAATTCTTAAACCTCGAATTCGGCGGACCTCAGCACCACTACCATGTCTACGGAGCGGAGCTGACTTTTGAGGAATACGCCATGCGTTACATCAAATGCCGCAAAAACAACATTGACGACTTCATAGGATTCCTCATGACTGCCGCAAGGATGGAAAAGAATTAACCATTCAGGTTAGGCGGTCCCATTACGATCATTTCAGCGAGAGTCAGGTCCACTTTAGGCATGGTTCTGATCTTGTTGCCGAGTAAACCCATTTCAAGTCCCACGAGTTCCTTATAGAGCGGGGTACGATCCACAACAGGGACGTTTTCCATATCCTTGGTCAGATCCTGACACTTGAAACATCCGGGAAATGAAAGCTGGCGTCCATTGGGCTGACGCAGGGTATTCACTACACCGTGCATACGACAGATCATAAGTCTGTGCTTGTAAACACCGCAGAGGCCGTCATCATTGAGCGGGCACATAATCTTGGGACGCATGCCGCTCTCCAGCATGGCCTTGGCATTACGCACGTAATCTTCTGAGCGTTGGATATATTCATTGCGCTTGGCTTCAGGAAGCTTGTTCAGTCCCTGCCAAAGATAAGTCCACTCCACGTAGGTGTGGTGCTGGAAATAACTGGTACAGCAGTTTTCTTCGCACCCTTCGCAGGAAAGACCGATTTTTGCGGAAGTTTCAGCATACACAGAGGCCATACGCTCATAAAGAGCATCCAGTTTGCGGAACACGGCCTGTCTGGTCATTTTCTTCATTATATATCCTTAACTTTTTTTGCTTCTTTAGACTTGAGCCACTCACAGATCTGCTCGACGCACTCGTCCGGGGAACACTGGTCCGTATCAACGGCGAAATCAGCATACTCCTCATAAAGGGGAATCCTTTCCTCATAAAGACTTTCCAGCGTCTGCCCCGGAACAATGGCCAGCCCGCGATTCTCTCCGCAACCGACCCGTTGGAGACATGTTTCACTGGAAATACGAAGATAAACAACCGGACCGAGACCTTTCAGCCTTTCCATAGCCTTGGGGCCGTAAATAACACTCCCCCCGGTGGAAACTACAGTGCGGATCACCCCGAGACCGGAAACTATATATTCTTCGGTCTTGCGGAATTCCGGCACGCCCAGATGATCCACAATATCCTGCAGCGGACGGCCATAGTAGCTCTCGATGACAGCGTCGGTATCCATATGCTCCCAACCGAGCTTCTTAGCCAGAAGCGGCGAAAGCGTTGATTTACCCGCTCCGGCCATACCGATCAGGATAACAGAGCAATCCTCTGAAAATTCATTACTCCATTCTTGCATAAAAAATATCAAACCTTCCGGGCGCAAAACGCTCCGTGCTGAGACAGATAAAACTAGGAATGAATGATGACAACCTTATCTTCGTCATCGCGTTCCTTGACCAGAACGTTTACGTGCTGATCTTCAAAAGTGACAACTTCCTTACCGACGTAATCAGCCCGGATTGGAAGTTCACGGTGTCCGCGGTCTACCAGCACGAGCAGTTCCACCCGGCGCGGGCGTCCGAAATCAAGCACGGCCTCAAGAGCGGCACGAACGGTTCTTCCGGAAAAAAGCACGTCATCCACCAGAATGATAGATGCTGATTCAATATTAAAAGGAATCTCAGTGCAGTTGATACTCGGCTGACGGGTCAAATTGGTCCAGTCATCGCGGTAAAGGTTGATGTCCAGCTTACCGAGTGGAATCTTACGCCCCAGCTTTTCATCGAGAATAAGCTTCAAGCGCTCCGCAAGATCTGCACCGCGGCGTTGAATACCGATAATGGCGAGATTATCACTGTCTCCGCGCCGTTCAGTAATCTCTGAAGCAAGACGATCCAGAGTACGGGCCATGTCCTTTTCCGAAAGTATAATTTTCTGTTCCTTCATGTTATCCCATCTTAAAAGAAGTTGATTCTTAATATCAAATCTGTTCAAATCACTTTTTTAAAACAACCTGCCGGAACTAGCTATAAGTAATGTATGCAGTCAATGCAATCCCCCGCTTTCCGGCTAACAAGGATATGCTATGCACAGCACATTTGAAATCAAAGGTATGACTTGTTCCGCCTGTTCTGCACGGCTGGAAAGAGTCATCGGCAATTTGGACGGTGTTAATAGTGCAACAATCAATCTGGCAGCGGAATCATTGGCTGCCGATTATGACCCGGAGCAGATCTCCGCGGCAGATATTATTGCTTCAGTAGAAATGGCCGGATTCGAAGCAACGGAAAAAATCGAAGGAACCGAACTGACCCTGCCGATTTCAGGCATGACCTGCTCCGCCTGCTCATCAAGGCTGGAGCGGGTACTCAATGCGAACGATGGCGTAATAGAGGCACAGGTCAGCCTTGCATCAGAAAGTGCAACCTTGAACTTCAACCCCGCCAAAATTTCACTACGCCAGATCAGGCAACTAATTGCCGATGCAGGATTTGAATCCGGTCAGATTCAATCAGCCCATAACGCCAAAGATAACTTTGAAAAAAGAAAGGCCGAAAACGAGGCCAAACTTGGCGAAATGAAAAACAGGCTCATTTCAGCCCTCGCCTTCACTATTCCTCTTTTGACTATCACCATGGGTCACATGGTCGGGATGCCTTTGCCTTCTTTCATTGAACCACACAGTTCTCCACTGGGCTTCGCCCTGATCCAATTATTTCTGACCGCTCCGGTACTCTGGTTCGGGCGCAACTTTTACCAGCACGGCTTTCCAAACCTGTTACGCCGCGCCCCCAATATGGATTCCCTGATTGCCGTGGGAACATCAGCGGCAGTGATTTACTCCCTATGGAACACAATTGAAATAGCACTGGGCATTGATGCGCAGGCACGCGCCATGGACCTTTATTATGAGTCCGCGGCAACAATTATTGC contains:
- a CDS encoding WcbI family polysaccharide biosynthesis putative acetyltransferase, whose amino-acid sequence is MEELLLLNEEFSTEYEIHRFTNYTRESIPAKLIAECDLLLYQPLLGTTWGDLASEKIISQLKKEALSIAFPSMLFLNYWPLWSSAPGFDYRDTFLDSLLEKELSESQILHLFMKTRLTNIYDLKEIMDKSISTERIKESRTPVKYVDWILENYRHKPLFNTINHPRTELLCMIANTILEELGMGRLSEQALQNFPPPFADFEQPIHPQVVEFLNLEFGGPQHHYHVYGAELTFEEYAMRYIKCRKNNIDDFIGFLMTAARMEKN
- the thrB gene encoding homoserine kinase, with amino-acid sequence MQEWSNEFSEDCSVILIGMAGAGKSTLSPLLAKKLGWEHMDTDAVIESYYGRPLQDIVDHLGVPEFRKTEEYIVSGLGVIRTVVSTGGSVIYGPKAMERLKGLGPVVYLRISSETCLQRVGCGENRGLAIVPGQTLESLYEERIPLYEEYADFAVDTDQCSPDECVEQICEWLKSKEAKKVKDI
- the pyrR gene encoding bifunctional pyr operon transcriptional regulator/uracil phosphoribosyltransferase PyrR, with protein sequence MKEQKIILSEKDMARTLDRLASEITERRGDSDNLAIIGIQRRGADLAERLKLILDEKLGRKIPLGKLDINLYRDDWTNLTRQPSINCTEIPFNIESASIILVDDVLFSGRTVRAALEAVLDFGRPRRVELLVLVDRGHRELPIRADYVGKEVVTFEDQHVNVLVKERDDEDKVVIIHS